One segment of Triticum aestivum cultivar Chinese Spring chromosome 2A, IWGSC CS RefSeq v2.1, whole genome shotgun sequence DNA contains the following:
- the LOC123185951 gene encoding uncharacterized protein, translating into MATMGVGGAVKMMIGAKEERVVGTGKAPGACPSCGGPVVATDVESERRILCLPLCLKNKRKYSCTRCFRRLVTVYS; encoded by the coding sequence ATGGCAACAATGGGCGTGGGCGGAGCGGTGAAGATGATGATCGGGGCGAAGGAGGAGCGGGTGGTGGGCACGGGCAAGGCGCCCGGCGCGTGCCCGTCCTGCGGCGGCCCGGTGGTGGCGACCGACGTGGAGAGCGAGCGGCGCATCCTGTGTCTCCCGCTGTGCCTCAAGAACAAGCGCAAGTACTCTTGCACCAGGTGCTTCCGCCGCCTCGTCACCGTCTACAGCTAG